A segment of the Lycium ferocissimum isolate CSIRO_LF1 chromosome 10, AGI_CSIRO_Lferr_CH_V1, whole genome shotgun sequence genome:
TTTTCAGTAGACATGAAGAAGAGAGTGATGGTCAGTGACAAATACTACTAGTCTAGTAAccaaaacaagatcaaaatttAACAGCTCTCAATACAGCGTAATGGATATTAGCAAGTTGTCTCAGTTTCAGGTGGCTCAGATGGAGGCGATTCTAGGGCCTGAATTGGAGCCATTTGAAAACTTCATTTCCGATTACATGGAGAGCTCCTCCGAGGAAGACGTTTTAGGGCCTGAATCGGAGTCGGAGAACTTCATTTCCGATAACGCGGAGAGCTCCTCCGAGGAAGGCGTTTTAGGGCCTGAATCGGAGTCGGAGAACTTCATTTCCGATAACGCGGAGAGCTCCTCCGAGGAAGACGATTCAATGTTCAACTTGATCAAGCACCATCATCCTGAATCCCTGGCTATTAAGCTTTCTGGCTTTCTAAGCTCTCATTCCCATGACGTTGACTTCCGCGAAAACTGCATTTGCACCCTTTACGATTTGCTTTGTCTTGATGAGGGCCATACTTGGAACAAACTAAGCGTGTCAACTCAATCCACCATCAAGTCTATCCTTGTTGATAGTATAAAGTTTGAAGAACCAAAATCTATCATCAAGAATCTATGCTACACCATTTCCGACCTATGTGACATATTTCTACCATCTGATGATAACTGGCCTGAATTGTTGCCCTTCTTACGCCAATGTGTTACTTCCAATTCAAACAAGTTAAGAGACTCTTTTTTCTTAATCTTTGCTGGGTTCTCCAAAAGCGTTTGCGAAAGATTAGTCCCTGACATGAAGATCTCGTACCCAGTCTTCCTAAGTACACTGAATGATGATACCCTCCATCCTCGAGTGAGGATCGCGGTCCTGACCACTGCGGTCAGGTTCATTCTGTACCTCCCGAGTTCAAATGAAAGGAAGTGGTTTCAGAATCTATTGCCAGCTATGCTGAGGTCGCTGACTTACGCAGTGCGCGACGGTGATCAGGATGATGCAGCTCAGAAAATGCTGAATATTTTTATTGAGTTGGCGGAGAATGATCCGAGGTTCTTCAGGAGGCAGCTAGTGGATGTAGTGCATGACATGTTTGAGATAGCAGAGGCTAAGAGTTCGGCAGAGGAGACAAAGCACTTGGCAGTTGAGTTCTTGTTAACTTTGGTTGAGGCGAAGAAAAAGGCACCAGGGATGATGAAGAAGTTACGGTCCTTTACAAACGATTGCTTTACAATGATTTTGAACATGTTACTGGATATTGAGGATGAACCTAGCTGGTATAGCATGGACACCAAGAATTCGCATGCAGGGGAAACAGAGAACTACAGTTTTGGTCGGAAGTGTTTAGACCGTTTTTCTATTGCATTAGGTGGCCAGACTATTGCTCCTATTGCCATGGAGCAGCTGGGTGCTTACTTTGTTGCCCCTGAGTGGGAGAAGCGCCATGCAGCTCTCAGGGCACTGTTTCAGATAGCTGAAGGAAGCTCAAAGGTACAAATCTGTCTCATCAGTTTGCCCCATTTGTTAAAACTTCCTGTTCTAGTTTAATTTTCTTAGGCTATTAGCTTGAAACCATTGTTTTTATCTGTTTATAGGTGATGATAAAGTATTTGGAGCACATAGTAAAAGCGGTTCTCCATTCTTTCCAAGATCCTCATCCTCGAGTCAGATGGGCTGCGAGTCGTGCAATTGACCAGTTGGCGATTGACTTCTATCCGGATTTACAAGAACAATACCACAACCAAGTAGTGCCTGCAATAGTTG
Coding sequences within it:
- the LOC132032929 gene encoding uncharacterized protein LOC132032929 isoform X2, coding for MDISKLSQFQVAQMEAILGPELEPFENFISDYMESSSEEDVLGPESESENFISDNAESSSEEGVLGPESESENFISDNAESSSEEDDSMFNLIKHHHPESLAIKLSGFLSSHSHDVDFRENCICTLYDLLCLDEGHTWNKLSVSTQSTIKSILVDSIKFEEPKSIIKNLCYTISDLCDIFLPSDDNWPELLPFLRQCVTSNSNKLRDSFFLIFAGFSKSVCERLVPDMKISYPVFLSTLNDDTLHPRVRIAVLTTAVRFILYLPSSNERKWFQNLLPAMLRSLTYAVRDGDQDDAAQKMLNIFIELAENDPRFFRRQLVDVVHDMFEIAEAKSSAEETKHLAVEFLLTLVEAKKKAPGMMKKLRSFTNDCFTMILNMLLDIEDEPSWYSMDTKNSHAGETENYSFGRKCLDRFSIALGGQTIAPIAMEQLGAYFVAPEWEKRHAALRALFQIAEGSSKVMIKYLEHIVKAVLHSFQDPHPRVRWAASRAIDQLAIDFYPDLQEQYHNQVVPAIVAAMDDIPRVQVAAAWALSEFYDSQKAETLIPHLDRTLNKLIELLETDNQMVKEAAMQALIDVANVSKKEHFLKFYDFVMPYLKTVLVNANDKYNQELRSRALQCISYVGLAVGKEKFRDDIEQVMEMLKSLQELQDPDSIIYVLRACHAICNCMGKEFLPYMSTVMPPLVEYAQLELDTDLDESDDDSIHMVKFGDEMICIKRSDLLKAKSKACIALDLFAEELEEAFYPWITQAASILVPLLQFDIDDNVREDAIRAMSSLLRSANLAEEKGTAQGGIQLDFKQLSGEIILAMENALYLERETDICAIILSELDECLKICGPLLNEDQVRSIIDVINHVIRESSLRKGELIDTAKLEDFDAEVADLLREEREQEEEVFSNVVDILITLIETFEDAFLPFHDELPPDVMPTRGKDETTQERGKRIYIFNALVEHCGEVALKYYNLYLPFLLDASNDDNPYVREALC